In Desulfobacteraceae bacterium, the sequence CGCAATGCCTGCCCGCTGTGCTACTGCCCCACCTGTTTCGTGGATGAATCCCGCCCCCAGTGGGTCGGCAAAAGCATCGACCCCATCGATACCCGGACCTTTCACTTCCTGCGGGCCTATCACTGCGCCGGGCGCTGCACCGATTGCGGCGCCTGCGAAAGGGCCTGTCCGATGGGCATCAACATGCGGGTCTTCACCAAAAAGCTGGAAAAAGACTGCTTCGAACTCTACGGTTGGGAGGCCGGGATGTCGCTTGACCAGCGTCCGCCGCTGGATACCTACAAGCTCGATGATCCCGAAATTTTCATAAAATAATTTGGCGGCAGCTGTCCCCGAGGGACGGGCGTCGCCCATAAGGGCAACCAAGATGACGTTTGTAAAAATCGACAAAAACGCGTGGGAGGCGGGGCTGGCGCGACTCGCTGCGGCATACCGCCTGTTCGGGCCGGTGAAGGAGGGCAATTTCCACGAGTTCAAGGCGCTTGAGGCCGGGCAACGGCCGGACATGGCCTACATCAACACCCGCCGTTCCCCCAAAGCCCTCATTTACCCGCAGTCGGAGAAAATGTTCGACTTCTCGCTGGACGAAACCCAGGCTGATCACCACATTTTGCGCGAAGCCGAGAAGGATTACGCCCCGTGCGCAGTGATCGGCATTCGCCCCTGCGATGCCGACGCCTTTCTGCTGGTGCGCAAAAACTTCGACACCCCCGAATACCGCGATCCCTATTGGGTCAAGGCCTATGAGGCCACCACTTTCGTCGGTCTGGCCTGCAGCGCTCCCTGCAGCACCTGCTTCTGCACCACGGCCGGCAGCGGCCCCTTTCATGAGGCCGGCCTGGATCTGCTGCTGGCCGACGAAGGCGGCACGTACCTGGCCAAGGTGCTGACTCCCAAGGGCGCGTCTCTGGTCGAGGCCGCCGGCTGGGGCGACGCAACCGATGCCCAGGCGGCCGAGAGCCGCCTTCAGGAGCTGCGCGCTGCGGCCGAGGAGCGGATTGTCTCGCGGGTGCCGACCGCCAAACTCAAAGACCAGAAAATCAATCCCCTCTTTGAGGCCCCGTTTTGGCAGGAGGTGGCCTTCTCCTGCATCAACTGCGGCACCTGCACCTACGTCTGTCCCACTTGCTGGTGCTTTGACATCCAGGACGAAGTCCATGGAAAAGAAGGCATCCGCTACCGCAACTGGGACAGCTGCATGTACCCGCTCTTCACCCACCACGGCTCCGGGCACAACCCGCGCAACCAGAAGACCCAACGGGTGCGTCAACGCTTCATGCACAAGCTGAAATACTACGTCGACAAGTATGGCGACGGCATTCAGTGCGTCGGCTGCGGGCGCTGCATCCGCCTGTGCCCGGTGAATATCGATATCCGCAGGGTATGCAACCTGATGAACCACTTCGACGCCACGGCCTGCGCCATACCGGCTGCGTGAGAAAAGGGGGTAGAGCGTGCGCAATCCATATCTGCCATACCCGGTCCGGATTGACGAGATCATTACCGAAACCGAAGACCGGAATCTGAAAACCTTCAAATTCGTCTTTCTAGACCCCGACGACGAGGGGCGCTTCGCCTACCGCGCCGGCCAGTTTGCCGAGCTCTCCATCCCGGGCAAAGGGGAAATCCCCATCGGGATCGCCTCCTCACCCACTGAAAAGGGGTTCGTCAAGTTCACCGTCAACAAGGTCGGCCTGGTGTCCTCCTTCCTGCACAACATGAAGGTCGGGGATATCATGGGGATTCGGGGGCCTTTGGGCAACAGCTATCCCTGGGAGGTGTTGGAGGGCAAAAACGTCGTGATCATCGGCGGCGGGTTCGCGTTCACCACCCTGCGCTCCTCCATCGTGTACATGCTGGAGCCGGACAATCGACCGAAGTTCAAAGACATCCACGTCATCTACGGTGCCCGCAACCCGGGCATGCTGCTCTATGGCGATGAGTTGGCCGCCTGGGAGCGGCGCGACGACATTCACATGCACATCACCGTGGACGGCACCGACGACCCCAACTGGAAATACAATACCGGCTTTGTGCCCACCATCACCGACCAGAAAGCCCCCCCGGCGGACCCCGATACCTATGCCATCATCTGCGGGCCGCCCATCATGATCAAGTTTACCCAGCCGGTGTTGGACAAACTCGGCTACGGCCACGACCAGATCATCATGTCGTTGGAAATGCGGATGAAGTGCGGCATCGGCATCTGCGGGCGCTGCAACATCGGCAAAGACTTTGTCTGCAAGGATGGGCCGGTTTTCACGCTGGCGCAGCTCAACGATATGCCCAAGGAGTATTAGCCTGCGGCCGCCGCGCAAGGGCTGCGGCGCAGACCCGGCCCAACGGCAAAAGAGCCGCAAGCCGGGCCGAAATGCCCCAGGCGGAGCGTTTTTCGTGTTGACAAGGCGGGTGCAATATTATAGGAAATCTTGACTAAATTCAGACGAGTTGAGGATAACCGGCGGAACGCCAGTAATTTGGAAATCAAAAGGAGGTTTTAAAAAATGGCAACAGTTGAATTCATGGGCAAATCTTTTGAAGTAGACGAAGACGGCTTCATCGGTAATTATCAAGACGGTAAATGCGACGAGTGGGTCCAGTACGTCAAGGCCCAGGAAGGCATTGAAGAGCTGAACGACGAACACAAGAAAGTCATCACCGTCCTTCAGGACTACTACGAGAAAAACGGCATCGCCCCGATGGTCCGCGTGCTCTCCAAGGTTACCGGCTTCAAACTGAAGCACATCTACGAGCTGTTCCCCTCAGGGCCGGGCAAGGGAGCCTGTAAAATGGCGGGTTTGCCCAAGCCGACGGGATGCGTCTAAGCCGATCGGGCTAAATTGATTCATCCGAAGTTGTTTTTGTGATCCAAAAGGCCCTTGTCTGCGTACAGGGCCTTTTTCTTTTGAAACCTCCGCGGCTTCGGCGGCTGAGAGCACGCGGGGGCCGAAACCGCCACCCCTTCAGCCGGAGTGGACGGTGGAAAATGGGCCTTTGCGACGGTCACCCCCCCGTCCTTCCGCGGCGCCAGAGAAGGCCGTCATGCTGCTATCGGTTCAATCCAATTCCCGCACCGAGTTCATCGACCTCACCCAGAAGCTTCAAGCCATGGTGGCGGAGACCGGCGTCAAGTCTGGGTTTTGCCTGCTCTTCGTCCCCCACACCACCGCGGCGGTGACCATCAACGAGAATGCCGATCCCAGCGTGCCGGCCGACATCCTCAAGGTTCTCAACCAGGTGATCCCGTGGCAGTCGGATTATCGCCACTTGGAAGGCAATTCAGCCGCGCATATCAAATCCACCCTGGTGGGTGCCTCTCAAACCGTGGCCATCGCCGAGGGCCGTCTGGTGCTGGGAACCTGGCAGGCGGTCTTTTTCTGCGAGTTTGACGGGCCGCGCCGGCGGCAACTGCATGTGCGGATCTGGGAAGGGGCCTTTACCGAATGAGCCGTGTCAAGATGGACGATACCGACAGGGCGATTTTAAACCGTATCCAGTCCGATTTTCCCTTGACTCTGCGGCCCTACGCGGCCATCGGGGAGGAGTTCGGGCTGAGCGAAGAAGAGGTTTTGCAGCGGCTGCGGCGCTTGAAAGCCAAGGGCATCATCCGGCGCATCGGGGGCAATTTTGTCCCGGACAAGTTGGGCTTCGTCAGCACCCTCTGTGCCGCCAGCGTGCCCGAAGACCAGGTGGCGGCCTTCAGCGTGGTGGTCAACGCCTATCCCGGGGTGACCCACAACTACCAGCGCGACAACCACTTCAACATCTGGTTCACTTTCATCGCCCCGTCCATGGACGAAATCACGTCAAACCTCTCTGAAATTTCACGCAAAACCGGCATCACCGGGATTCTCAACCTGCCGGCCACGCGCGTTTTCAAAATCAAGGCCCATTTCGATCTCTGAGGGCCCGCTGCGGCGGTTCGACCCGCCCCCATGCCCATGCCAAACGACCTTCGGATTGCAGCCGTGGTGTTTCACTCCCGGGCCGATTCACCGGCTGTCAATCTGGAGCGGACCGTCGCCTGGGCGCAAAAGGCGGCTGCCGCCGGTGCCGACCTGGTCTTTTTTCCGGAACTCAATATCACCGGCTACGACATCTCCCCAAACGCCCGCCCCCTGTCCGAGACGATTCCCGGGCCCACCAGCCGCAGCTTGGCGGAAGCGGCGGCGGCCTTCAAGATAACGCTTTTGGCCGGTTTGGTGGAAAGGGGCACGGCTGCAGGGCAGGCGTTTGCCACCCAACTCGTGGCCGTCCCCGGGGCCGCGGTGCAGGTCTATCGCAAACTGCATCTCCCGCCACCTGAGATCGGCCGCTACACGGCCGGGGAGCAGGTACCGCTTTTCACCACCAAAGGCTGGCAGTTCGGTGTTCAACTCTGTTACGATGCCCATTTCCCGGAGCTTTCGACCTGCATGGCGCTGGCGGGGGCTGACCTGATCCTGATGCCGCATGCCTCGCCCCGGGGATCCCCTGCGACCAAACTGGCCTCCTGGTGCCGCCACCTGCCGGCGCGCGCTTTCGACAACGGCGTTTTTGTGGCGGCCGTCAATCAGGTCGGGGCAAATGGGCGCGGGCTGCTCTTCCCGGGGCTGGCGGTGGCCATCGGACCCTCCGGCGCGATCCTGGCCCAAACCCTGAGCACCGAGGAGGCGATGCTGCGGGTGGATTTGAAGCGCAGCGACCTGGAAGACATCCGCGAACACCGCATGCGCTATTTTTTGGCCCGCCGGCGTGCGGATCTCTTCGGTCCGTTAATGCCCCCGGGGTGAGGGACGAAAAAAAAGCGGGCGGCGCTCCTGCGGGCTTTTGGCGCGAATCTGGCTTGGATGAAGGGAGAAAAGAGGATGCGACCTTTTCGTCAGCGTTTGCAGATCTGGGTTTTGGGCGCAAGCCTGCCCCTGATTTTTATCCTCTGGCGGCCTGCCATGGCCCAGGAGCCTTGCGAGGTGGCTCACCCCCTCGCCCCTGCCCAGGAACATTATCGCGGCCGCTGCCCCAACTGCGGCATGGCGCGCGCCATGTGGGCCAGGACCTGGGTTTCTTTTGAGAATTCAAACGGCCCCCAGAGCGTCTGCTCGCTGCACTGTCTGGCGGATCTGGCGCTCAAATCCGGCGAAAGCCCCCGGCGGGTGAGGGTCGCGCTCTACCTGGAGCCGAAAACGATGGTGCCTGCCGAGACGGCGGTTTTCGTGCTGGGCTCACGGGCCAAAGGGACGATGACCGCCAACAGCAAGCCGGCGTTTGCATCGGCCGCGGCGGCGCGCTCGTTCGCCGCCCGCTGCGGCGGCCAGTCGGTGGACTTCGCCGCGGCCCTGGCGGCCGCCACGGCCGATTTGCCGGCTGAAAACCGGGTGATCGGGGAGCGGCGGCTGGCAACCGGCA encodes:
- a CDS encoding 4Fe-4S dicluster domain-containing protein is translated as MTFVKIDKNAWEAGLARLAAAYRLFGPVKEGNFHEFKALEAGQRPDMAYINTRRSPKALIYPQSEKMFDFSLDETQADHHILREAEKDYAPCAVIGIRPCDADAFLLVRKNFDTPEYRDPYWVKAYEATTFVGLACSAPCSTCFCTTAGSGPFHEAGLDLLLADEGGTYLAKVLTPKGASLVEAAGWGDATDAQAAESRLQELRAAAEERIVSRVPTAKLKDQKINPLFEAPFWQEVAFSCINCGTCTYVCPTCWCFDIQDEVHGKEGIRYRNWDSCMYPLFTHHGSGHNPRNQKTQRVRQRFMHKLKYYVDKYGDGIQCVGCGRCIRLCPVNIDIRRVCNLMNHFDATACAIPAA
- a CDS encoding FAD/NAD(P)-binding protein translates to MRNPYLPYPVRIDEIITETEDRNLKTFKFVFLDPDDEGRFAYRAGQFAELSIPGKGEIPIGIASSPTEKGFVKFTVNKVGLVSSFLHNMKVGDIMGIRGPLGNSYPWEVLEGKNVVIIGGGFAFTTLRSSIVYMLEPDNRPKFKDIHVIYGARNPGMLLYGDELAAWERRDDIHMHITVDGTDDPNWKYNTGFVPTITDQKAPPADPDTYAIICGPPIMIKFTQPVLDKLGYGHDQIIMSLEMRMKCGIGICGRCNIGKDFVCKDGPVFTLAQLNDMPKEY
- a CDS encoding TusE/DsrC/DsvC family sulfur relay protein yields the protein MATVEFMGKSFEVDEDGFIGNYQDGKCDEWVQYVKAQEGIEELNDEHKKVITVLQDYYEKNGIAPMVRVLSKVTGFKLKHIYELFPSGPGKGACKMAGLPKPTGCV
- a CDS encoding secondary thiamine-phosphate synthase enzyme YjbQ — its product is MLLSVQSNSRTEFIDLTQKLQAMVAETGVKSGFCLLFVPHTTAAVTINENADPSVPADILKVLNQVIPWQSDYRHLEGNSAAHIKSTLVGASQTVAIAEGRLVLGTWQAVFFCEFDGPRRRQLHVRIWEGAFTE
- a CDS encoding AsnC family transcriptional regulator yields the protein MSRVKMDDTDRAILNRIQSDFPLTLRPYAAIGEEFGLSEEEVLQRLRRLKAKGIIRRIGGNFVPDKLGFVSTLCAASVPEDQVAAFSVVVNAYPGVTHNYQRDNHFNIWFTFIAPSMDEITSNLSEISRKTGITGILNLPATRVFKIKAHFDL
- a CDS encoding nitrilase — encoded protein: MPMPNDLRIAAVVFHSRADSPAVNLERTVAWAQKAAAAGADLVFFPELNITGYDISPNARPLSETIPGPTSRSLAEAAAAFKITLLAGLVERGTAAGQAFATQLVAVPGAAVQVYRKLHLPPPEIGRYTAGEQVPLFTTKGWQFGVQLCYDAHFPELSTCMALAGADLILMPHASPRGSPATKLASWCRHLPARAFDNGVFVAAVNQVGANGRGLLFPGLAVAIGPSGAILAQTLSTEEAMLRVDLKRSDLEDIREHRMRYFLARRRADLFGPLMPPG
- a CDS encoding nitrous oxide reductase accessory protein NosL, with protein sequence MRPFRQRLQIWVLGASLPLIFILWRPAMAQEPCEVAHPLAPAQEHYRGRCPNCGMARAMWARTWVSFENSNGPQSVCSLHCLADLALKSGESPRRVRVALYLEPKTMVPAETAVFVLGSRAKGTMTANSKPAFASAAAARSFAARCGGQSVDFAAALAAATADLPAENRVIGERRLATGKIVSPVDGQDECPVCQMFPARYPRHQCQVLVAGGRTRHFCSTQCLFTFLQNPGAYGQAAADDPLWAWVKDYESGEWISAETAYFVVGSRVLGPMGFEALPFSRRADAVSCSQKNGGQVLGFKAVQPDRLTPEKPAQ